From a region of the Mycobacteroides saopaulense genome:
- a CDS encoding YdeI/OmpD-associated family protein → MSGPRVAGGVVHKLPTDLRAALIENPTALALWQDITPLGRNEFICWVEDAKQETTRERRIRRTQEELEEGKRRPCCWPGCKHRERTGK, encoded by the coding sequence GTGAGCGGACCGAGAGTCGCGGGTGGGGTGGTGCACAAGCTACCCACCGACCTGCGCGCGGCGCTGATCGAGAACCCGACAGCGCTAGCCCTGTGGCAGGACATCACGCCCCTGGGCCGCAATGAGTTCATCTGTTGGGTCGAGGACGCCAAGCAGGAGACCACCCGGGAGCGCCGCATCCGGCGAACTCAAGAAGAGCTGGAGGAAGGCAAACGCCGGCCGTGCTGCTGGCCTGGATGCAAGCATCGCGAACGCACCGGCAAGTAA